A single genomic interval of Eurosta solidaginis isolate ZX-2024a chromosome 3, ASM4086904v1, whole genome shotgun sequence harbors:
- the PIG-N gene encoding GPI ethanolamine phosphate transferase 1: MHYKMWIINAIVVHLLLLGSIFVIYFRSPIITGLQPQPPIPLEPPAKRLVLIVTDGLRAESFFRNGCKDIPNLSKLILKTNGLVGISHTRVPTESRPGHIALIAGLYEDPSAVTRGWKRNPVDFDSVFNRSSFTYAWGAADILHIFSNMVGVDCEQRLLIDAYDHELDFSGRYKTYELDKWVFKRAKQLLTRKAAELRKQGRVIFFLHLLGLDTAGHVHKPGTENFLENLHSTDRDITEFYEEFERIFPDRSTAYVLTSDHGMTNAGSHGSSDTYETETPFFLWGAGFSDNAISKKEFKIGTHISRPLYEMQQAQIAPLIAALIGVAPPMNNVGILPLHFLNASLEYQAHAAHSNALQLLAQFLVIFNAHQRGYFSRYLLRYAKLDAVIIQLYKENTAQMLRVGEFQKAINSSCDMMQITLEGIDYYQNYYRRPLQLSITATFACWIVYCLQLLLGHGVATKHISQHSMLTYKHKLILLIACLVLLLQRVPLVIGFYLILPLLVYMLLVQKEGISLLQLLRKMPLIQLVTLVFFAELFVCSFFERKLISISFLIYTLVINYRVFSINNVKLYFWLLLSISLAIFPLLPPSVGYANSWLHLLGILVTMLRPFVVKSYLQWHIKLTAFICLVNALLASYWHSQQRGVPFLSQILTWCFLIYVFVIIILHRTPSLKQRIELLFFLFTSLYALLCTSYESLFIVMLASQVMLTLSLEPMTLPLQQNLKESFSTMYQNERVVVNSPQQLQTALKLSFAIILYTLFSFFGTGNIASVSSFDPNIVRCFLSTFSPFIIMALVILKLVIPVVLNIAIIYSLSQFARTNERTIFICLMLICDVMGLNFLFLVRNEGSWLEIGTSISHFVIMEVTTVVLGIFTYFAKLLLRLKEKVLNVE, translated from the exons atgcacTATAAAATGTGGATTataaacgcaattgtggtgcatTTACTTCTGCTTGGCTCAATATTTGTGATATACTTTCGATCACCAATCATAACTGGCCTACAACCACAACCGCCCATACCATTAGAGCCACCTGCCAAACGATTGGTGCTAATCGTGACGGATGGATTGCGCGCTGAATCTTTTTTTCGCAATGGCTGCAAAGATATACCCAATTTAagtaaattaatattgaaaaccAATGGATTGGTTGGCATATCACACACACGTGTACCAACCGAATCTCGACCGGGGCATATTGCGCTTATCGCCGGCCTCTATGAAGATCCGTCGGCAGTGACGCGTGGTTGGAAGCGTAATCCTGTTGATTTTGATAGTGTCTTTAATCGCAGCAGTTTTACATATGCATGGGGAGCAGCAGATATACTACATATATTTTCAAATATGGTTGGCGTTGATTGTGAACAACGGTTGCTTATAGATGCCTACGATCATGAGCTTGATTTCTCTGGGCGTTATAAGACATATGAGTTAGATAAGTGGGTGTTTAAACGTGCGAAACAACTACTTACTAGAAAGGCAGCAGAATTGCGTAAACAAGGAAGAGTAATTTTCTTTTTACATTTACTGGGTTTAGACACTGCTGGGCATGTGCATAAACCTGGGACTGAAAATTTCTTAGAAAATTTGCACAGCACTGATCGTGATATTACTGAATTTTATGAGGAATTTGAACGTATATTTCCCGATAGGAGTACAGCTTATGTTCTAACGTCAGATCATGGCATGACAAATGCAG GTTCCCATGGTTCTAGTGACACGTACGAAACTGAAACGCCTTTCTTTCTTTGGGGTGCTGGTTTTTCTGataatgcaatttctaaaaaggAATTCAAGATTGGTACACATATATCACGTCCTCTATATGAAATGCAACAAGCGCAAATAGCACCGTTGATAGCAGCTTTAATTGGCGTTGCACCACCAATGAATAATGTTGGCATACTACCATTACATTTTTTAAATGCCTCACTGGAATATCAAGCTCATGCAGCGCACAGTAATGCATTACAATTGTTAGCACAATTTCTGGTGATATTTAATGCACATCAACGTGGATATTTTTCGCGTTATCTTTTGCGTTACGCTAAACTTGATGCTGTAATAATTCAACTTTACAAGGAAAATACAGCGCAAATGTTGCGCGTGGGTGAATTTCAAAAGGCTATTAACAGCAGTTGTGATATGATGCAAATAACATTGGAAGGCATTGACTACTATCAAAATTATTATCGTCGTCCATTGCAGCTTAGTATCACTGCAACATTTGCGTGTTGGATTGTGTATTGTTTGCAATTATTGCTAGGACATGGCGTAGCTACAAAACATATTTCACAACATTCAATGTTAACATATAAACATAAACTAATTTTACTTATTGCttgtttggtgctacttttacaACGTGTGCCATTGGTTATAGGATTTTATTTAATACTGCCTTTATTAGTTTATATGCTGCTAGTACAAAAAGAAGGAATTTCCTTGCTACAACTATTGCGGAAAATGCCTTTAATTCAATTGGTAACGCTTGTATTTTTCGCTGAATTATTTGTTTGTAGTTTCTTTGAGCGCAAATTAATATCAATAAGTTTTCTTATATACACTTTAGTCATAAATTATCGTGTATTTAGTATTAATAATGTTAAGTTATACTTTTGGTTACTATTAAGTATTAGCTTAGCTATATTTCCGTTATTACCACCTTCTGTTGGCTATGCAAATTCATGGTTACACTTATTGGGGATACTTGTGACTATGTTACGCCCATTTGTGGTTAAATCCTATCTGCAATGGCACATCAAATTAACGGCATTTATTTGTCTTGTGAATGCACTTTTAGCTAGTTATTGGCATTCACAACAACGTGGTGTACCTTTTTTATCACAAATACTCACATGGTGTTTTCTCATTTATGTATTTGTAATAATTATTCTACATAGAACTCCTAGTCTTAAGCAACGCAttgaacttttatttttcttattcacCTCACTGTATGCCTTATTGTGTACGTCATATGAATCCCTCTTTATAGTGATGCTAGCTTCACAAGTAATGCTTACACTTTCATTAGAACCAATGACTTTGCCTTTACAACAAAATCTTAAAGAATCCTTCTCAACCATGTATCAGAACGAGCGTGTCGTTGTTAATTCACCACAGCAATTACAAACAGCTTTAAAGCTATCATTTGCAATTATTTTGTATACACTCTTCTCATTTTTTGGCACAGGCAATATTGCTTCGGTAAGCTCATTTGATCCGAATATAGTACGCTGCTTTTTGAGCACATTTTCACCATTCATTATTATGGCTTTAGTGATATTAAAACTAGTTATACCGGTTGTATTAAATATAGCTATAATTTATAGTTTGTCGCAATTTGCTCGCACCAATGAGCGtacaatatttatttgtttaatgcTAATTTGTGATGTAATGGGTTTGAATTTTCTATTTTTGGTGAGAAACGAAGGTTCATGGCTAGAAATAGGCACATCTATTTCACATTTTGTTATTATGGAAGTGACGACAGTGGTACTAggtatttttacatattttgctAAATTGCTTTTACGTTTAAAGGAAAAGGTTTTAAATGTGGAGTAA